gctgctggcagaCGCCGTGAACGGCGCTCTGAACCAAGCGCTGTGCAGCAGTACCTCTGAGGACAACAAGAAGCAGCTAAAGTGGATCCGGAATCAGCTGAGTCACCTCCAACGCTCAtgatcgccccccccccacgcgcGGGGTGGCGCGGTGCTTCTCTCTGCACACATGACTGTGTCGGAGTGTGCATATTTTCGGGCCCTTGCATCggacgcacacgcgggcCGGAAGGTGGGCATCCGTGTTGTCCACCGCCATCCTCATAGAAGAGACTCTTGTGCGGGCAAgcgaccaccgccacgctTTGTGCACACATTCGGCAgtgagcgcgtgcgcatgtgcgcgttCCCTATACGTACTCAAGGCATTACTGTTCGTGCAACCTATGCGAGCGTGCTTGCCTGCTCGTCGTCTTatccctctcgctcgctctccgtgTACGTCTGAGTGGTTGACGTCTTTGTCTCAGAAGTTAAGGagccgtccccctccctccctcccttaACATGAGCGGCCCAACACCGCTAATAAGCTAAGAGGGTCTGAaggaccccccccccaagtCGCTGGTACTCGCTggcgtctgtctgtctgtctgtgtgtgtgtgtgcgtgtcagTGAGCGTTTTGTcctcgttgttgttttctgcGCCCCATGGGCATGGCGCCCCACCGCCCAACGTGGAACCAAAGCGGAGAGGGGTGATGCTCGCGCGCCGGCGGCTTCTTGGCCGTGCGCGCCATGGTGGGGTTTGACGTGTTTTTATGCgtgtgatggtgatggtggtggatggcgtCTAATGATGGCCCGCTGAGcactgcgtgtgtgtgtgtgtgtcgtccGTCTCATGGAATATGCAGCAGCCTTGCTCACCAGCATTCGTGGCACCGTCTGCGTGCTTGAGGAAGCACATAACACACAGCCACAGTCGACACAGATGAACGTTGCCCCACCGTCGAACTCTTTCAGTgccgcctccttcagctgcgccgctgcatgTGCTCCCACTCGGCCGCTCCCCAGAATCTCTACCAACTGATTATCAAACATAGCACATGCCACATGGCACAACTCTTGAGGGGTGATATGGGGGTGCGGCattgcgctcctcctcccctacacaccccgccctcccctttGCTTCACTCTCTCACTCCACCCGGAGGAAGAACACCCTCGCCTGTGCATCCCCACTTCCCTCCCGCCCCGCTCTGTGTGGCAACACATATGAGCGAGAGGGCGCATCGCCTCGTTTGCCCCCCCCGCGTGTTTCTCACCCTCGTGTTTGTCACTTCTGCCGATCTTTCCTTTCCCGAGTCCCttagcacacacacgcacatacagtCGAAGATGCACAGCCGACGTCGCCTATAGTCGCCTGCCATTCAGACACGAGGCGCTTGCCgggcgggagcggctgccggcgAGTCCTCGCGATGGTCCTCACAGAGCCCGCCGCGCCTTCTTCTGTGCCAAACTGGCGCCACACACAAGGCTGCAACCCACCCGGGCACCACCGGACTCCCTCGGCCCGTCTCGACTGCCTCACCGCTCTCATCAAAGTGGACCGCGACAACGGGGCGAAGCGTCCCCTTCCCCAATTACGACACCGCCGTTCCATACATGGTCCTGTCCGTCACGATGGAGACCCTGATGGTGTTGTTCATGTGCATGACCACCGTGCACATACGCCACGCTGTGCACGTGCAAAACGGCGCCGTACCCCACATGATGCCTTCCTGGacgccgtcgttgctgccTTCCACTTGACacagcacgtgcgcgtgaTGCGGAGGCCCGGCAACTGTTGCTacgtcgccgcgctcgcgaTGATAACAGTCCGACGCTTCGAGCAGGAGAGCGTCGCGGAACCCCCGTCCCCGGTTACACAGGAGCAGAAGGAcggcgcacaggcgcacacccCTCGAGGAAAGGACCCCGCGGGCCGTCTGTTTCTCGGAATGGCGTGGGTGTTTGCAGCTCGCCGACGGCCTTGCCTACACGAGGCATCCGCTTCACAACAGAAgaccctcgccccccccgcCATAACCCAGAATAAGAACAGGAGGGCGTGGAAACACGGTGGGCGgctggcgatggcgctgtcCTCCTGACGACTCAGGGCGGCAAAAGTGTGCTTGTATCGGTGGCCCGCACTCGGTACCGCCAGGCTCGCCAGATACCTGGGCTATGGGCTCCAACTCGCAGCGGAGAAGAACGCCGCATTGGGTGCGCAGCTCGTGCGTGAGACTTGGGCTCGTATTGAGGACTttggcgccaccgctcccccccccctccgcagcagcccagAGAGGCGACATTTTGGCCCGTGCGCAcgagcgtgcgtgtctcATGGCAAAGCGTTCGGCACACTTTCAGCCACGTGCTGCGTCAACTCGTCCAGAAGGGGGATTCACGATTGGGGCAAAGTTTGCGTTGGTGGCGgaccatcacacacacacacatacttCCCCATCCTGcatgcccccccccaaagCAGCTGAATGGGGTTTTAGCGGCAGTGGGTGTGGGTCTGGCGCTGAACACGCTGGGGGCGTACATGGGCGGCTTGGTTCTACGAGCGGCGCATCGACGTTGTGTTCCTGCTACACAGCCGAGTTTGTCTCTTGTCCGCTCGCATGTAAAGGACGTGGCGTTGCCGCTTGTGAGCGGCACCCTTACCCCGCTGTGTGAGGGCCGGAGAGGAGGTCGCAGAACGCCTGTCGGAGGAGCGAAATTCGTTGCAGAATTACGATGGGGTGTTCAGGGCCTTGCCACAGCGAATCCTCTCACGCAATGCAGCGGAGGCCTCAGGGAGCACCGACGAAGCATGCGTGTGGCCAACTCTTTCCCTTatcccctctcctcgtcctcctctcgTTGTGTAGTGGGTTCGGTAAGTGAAAATGGGATGGCGATCGCTCGTCTGATCCGGCCAGCCTATGGCCGCACCGTTGTCCTACGCCGTCTTGCGCACCcgcccttttttctttccatTCTTCTCTCCTATCCGTGTCTTGTCTGAGTTTCTCTCAGACACGTGCCGCTTTCTTCGCGCTtcggcgcacacacctcctcccaACTCCCTTCCCTTTTGTTGTATTGGTCATTGATTGGTCcatctccatcgccgcctcgattctctcgccctccctccgcaATCCCTTGAACCTTCGTCGCCTGGTTACTCGCCCAGCACCATCTTGCTGCGCCACATCcgctctccagcagcgcgacaGGCTGTGTGAGGGGAGATGTGCGCATGACCCCCCCCCGTGGAAGTCcaacgcacacaagcacacatgGTTTGTTTGGTGACTCTtggcgtgtatgtgtgcgcgggtTTGCTGAGAGGTGGTCCTCGATCTTTTGGAGGCTGTGATCGTGACATgtcttcccttcctctctcctctacCCGCTTgacgcctccctctgcgaCCCCTTCGCCGTCTTACTCCATGCTGATGAGGAGATGTGCAAccggagcaggaggagggcgaaggCATGCAGGGAGGCAGCGCACGGCAACGTGGTGCGGGACCCAGAGAAAACATagctttgtttttttgtggATCGGCCGTCGCCTCTGTGAGGCGTCACTGAGCCAACTCTTTTTGGCGCTCATGGTATTTTTTTGCTGTTTCCGTTGCCCGCTCCCTTTTGGGATTACTCAcgtaccccctccccccttcccctcctccccccacacacacctcctcaTGTGGTGATGGTGCCACGTTTGTGTGGGGCGCAGGTTTTCTTGCGTCCCcccgcggctgcggtggcgtcACGTGTCCTTTACGGTGTGGTTGGCCCAGTGCGAATTGGGACTGGAGAGGCCTCGAATCGTTACACGGGCGGCCCCCCCCTTTGATCCCTTTCTTTACTGCGTCGCGCATTCACgcaaagggagaggggagggggagggggtccaTCTCACTGCGACACTCCATATGATGTAAACGAAAACATAAGTACGCACCTGGCTTAGAGTGGGGACCGTGTCGTTTCCTTGGCGGACGTCGTTCTTTCATCGGCGCTCGCTCATGCACAGCACAGGCAGACCGGCactgtgtgtgcacgtttGTGGTCGGCCCACCTCTCCATCCATCTGCCTCTCTGGTTGAGAAATACCGCTACCTTGGGTAGAGCCCCTTCTGgtgccgccacggcacgTTGGTGCACGGCTCTGCTCCCCTGAGCGCCCAACGCggcacgcctcctcccctctctcgcaaAGGCAGCCATGGATATTATGTCCTTCGCTCTCTCGTTACTTCCACCTTCGTCTGCAATCATCACCCTCGGTCAGTGTGTCGTTTAATGGCGTGTGCATCGACTGCCAGCAACCACCGGTGCGGGCGCGCTTTTTCTCCTACGCTAAGGGATTCTTTGTAGCTTTGTGCTACCGCCGTTGCGGTCGCGACAAGAGCCCACGCACGGCTACTGCGGCTCTCTCCCGCCTATTCATCCTCCCTCACTTCCTTTTCGCCCAAGCTGTGCTGCGACGGTGaagtgtgcgcgtgtggtgtACTGCTTTGCCTGTATGCTTCCCTGAACTGAAGCCGTCTAGTACGCCTCCATCGTGATCGGTAACGTgttgcacgcacacgtgaaCACAGACAGTCAGCCGCAACACGGACTGCTCGGTCCGTCCCACCACAGCTACAAAAATGGATGTGATTCCGCCCGAGTACGACCCGGTGACTCGAGAACGCGTGTATCGGCAGGAGTGGCTCGAATACTTTCACTACATCGGCTTTGAGACAGCGATACGTGATTACCCGGCTGAGTATcgcgccctcttccctcGTGGACATCACAAGCCGCCAGCCatgccgcctccgctgcccgTCGGGGGTACGAAGTCTCAGACGGCACCCACCTCCGCAACCGCAGCAAACATGTTCATTGCCGATGATGATGACAAGGAGGTCGGTAAAGGCAGTGACACGGAAGATGACTGGTCCTCGCTCATCTCTTCATCCTCATCTTCCGCAGCCTCGACGCCGCGCGATGCACCCCGCGAGGACGCGCGAGCCGAAAATGTTGAGCGGACGGCTCGCGACGAGCGCAGCAGTCGCCGGCAGACGTCGAGTCGCCATGATGACCGCCACCACTCAAGCCGACGCCACCGCGACCGAGACAGTGATgagcgtcggcggcgacaccatagcgacgaggaggagcgacggCATCGGCACCGGCATCACAGTTCTCGAGGAAGCGATTATCACCACAGCACCAGCAGTGGCacaagccgccgccgcagacgctCTGGTGACCGAGATGGCCGTGACGGTCGTCGCTCGTCACGTgtgcacagcagcgaggaAAGTAGTCGCCGCTATCGCAGAGAGAcgaccagcggcagctcgcGCACTCATGCCTACGAGGACCGTCGTGAGGATGCGCTACGCCGTCGCGATAACGCCTATAGGCGCTAGCGCCACCAGTTTCTCACGTGTTTGTTTCTCCTCTGTTCCTACGCGAGCAGTCCCGTCATAACCGAGAGGATCGCAGCATGGGCGGACAACCACGCGGGCAGCGAGTGCGCTCTTCTctgtcctcccctcccctcccctcgcgcGTTAGATTTGCCGGCTCGtcacaaacacacacacacatgcactcACGCACACTCCCCCTccaacccacccacccgcctccCGCGCCCGACTAATCCTCCACGACGACAAGTCTCGATGGgtgtttttcctttcttttttgccATCATAGTTTCGGATGCGCAcgatgtgcgtgcgtctgtgtgtgtgtgtgtgtgtgtgtgtgtgtgtgtgtgtgtgtgtgtgtgtgtgtgtgtgtgtgtgtgtgtgtgtgtgtgtgtgtgtgtgtgtgtgtatgtgtggcaTGCGGCGCCTccttgcggcggcggcgacggcattGGAGGTAAGTTGGTGTGGGGTATACATCCCCCTGTTCTGCCCTAAAGAGCTCGAAATACGCCTACAAGTATCGGCACCTGTCCACCTTCTGCGCAGCTTTTCGCGATGCACCGACTGGAGCGGACGCGCGAGTAAGCAGACCACTACAGAGCTCGTTTCTGTTGAAAAGAGATGCCCTTcggtgcagcgcgcaggAGGGCCGCTGCACTACTCCATCGTCATGAGTACCTTTCTTCCCGTTCATGAGGATGATCTGCCCTCCGGCTCGGGTGAGCAACCGGCAGTCCTGTTTAACCGCCACGGGAGCGCGCCTCTCTTTCCCGCGTGCGCCACGGAGAACACCTCATCGTCCTCAGCCTTTTCTCCCctgctgctccctctctcccccccgCCATCGTCTATGTGCCCGCCGTCATTttcggcgccgcagccatcgaccctcttttttttggaaCGGGTTCATATCttctttatatatatatgtgtgtgtgtacgtctGAAGCTCCGCTCTGCTGTGCCGAAGACGTGCCTTGGGCTGGGAACGCTGCCGACCAACTCTCGCTCCCTCGCgcactctcctcctccgtgcctCCTTGTCTCCCTCCACAAGCCAGCAGGTGGGTGCTCCAGCACCTGCGGAACGTTTTGGACGCCCACAAGTCCGTCATGGTCACACTCCACGGATCCCACTCCACAACGGTccctcacgcacacgacaGGAACTATGTCGGAGAGGGAtatcgtgtgtgtgcgtggggctGCGGTCTTCACGGTGCAGAGACAGCGCCGCTTCCGTTGAGCTCCGATGGGCTGGTGCCGGAACCGCAGCTGAGCACGGGATTGTCGTGTATGGCCAAGCCTCGCGCGGCCTCACATTTTCGGGGCTCCAGACGAACTACGCCGGCTACCACTCACACACCATCAGCTTCAACGATTCGGAAAAGGGCGGACGTCCTGCACACGTGGGGATTCTGACTGGCGGATGGCTCCGATCACCATGCtgctgagggagggggtgcgggtGTCGGAGGAGGGCATCCATCGcctcgaggcggctgcgagctGATTCATGGACAACCGCCCGCGCCCGCTGCCGGGGAAACGAAGCGGATGCTGCCATGGGACGAGTGGCGGCGGGTCTGGGAAGGCATggatgctgccgcctctgGAGGAGCTCCATCGCGGACCGGCACACCCACGGGGGCGGGTCCGCGGGCGCTCTTCCGCATCCCCTTCTCCGTGCTCGGCGCGTGGCAT
The window above is part of the Leishmania mexicana MHOM/GT/2001/U1103 complete genome, chromosome 33 genome. Proteins encoded here:
- a CDS encoding splicing factor ptsr1 interacting protein,putative yields the protein MDVIPPEYDPVTRERVYRQEWLEYFHYIGFETAIRDYPAEYRALFPRGHHKPPAMPPPLPVGGTKSQTAPTSATAANMFIADDDDKEVGKGSDTEDDWSSLISSSSSSAASTPRDAPREDARAENVERTARDERSSRRQTSSRHDDRHHSSRRHRDRDSDERRRRHHSDEEERRHRHRHHSSRGSDYHHSTSSGTSRRRRRSGDRDGRDGRRSSRVHSSEESSRRYRRETTSGSSRTHAYEDRREDALRRRDNAYRR